The following are encoded in a window of Rosa chinensis cultivar Old Blush chromosome 4, RchiOBHm-V2, whole genome shotgun sequence genomic DNA:
- the LOC112199630 gene encoding CBL-interacting serine/threonine-protein kinase 21 isoform X1: MGFANNIGKYQLGRTIGEGTFAKVKLALDSTNGKYVAIKILDKHMVMETNLMNQVQREIRTMKLLNHSNIVRIHEVIGTKTKIYIAMEYVSGGQLSDKLLYSKTLSEGEARKLFQQLIDAVDYCHNKGVYHRDLKPENLLLTSNGDLKISDFGLSALRKPGDLLSTKCGSPSYVAPELLANKGYDGAAADVWSCGVILFELLAGHLPFDDSSLMNLYKKISRAEYRFPHWFTESQKKLISGIFDPNPKRRLTIPEIIENEWFQKDYIPTCGNDSDEKIYLDDVNAAFDSIEENVKETKIPKSSSFINAFQLIAMSNDLDLSGLFEEQYNNKQKIRLGSQHTINETMRKIEAAAMDVSLSVARTNNFKIKMHAKQGMTRCCRSYIDMSAEVIEVAPAHCVVEISRSAGELGPYNEFCKSLTSQLTEELGDSSQMQESEVHHIESKSIQESEGSEKTKSTRIDDHRGYSSS, translated from the exons ATGGGATTTGCCAACAACATAGGCAAGTACCAGCTGGGGCGGACGATCGGAGAAGGTACTTTTGCCAAGGTGAAGCTGGCACTCGACAGCACTAATGGAAAGTATGTTGCCATCAAGATCCTCGATAAGCATATGGTCATGGAAACCAATCTCATGAATCAG GTGCAGAGAGAAATTAGAACAATGAAGCTTCTAAATCACTCCAACATTGTGCGCATACATGAG GTTATTGGTACAAAGACAAAAATCTACATAGCAATGGAATATGTATCTGGGGGACAACTCTCAGACAAATTG TTGTATTCCAAAACATTAAGTGAAGGGGAGGCAAGAAAACTTTTTCAGCAATTGATAGATGCAGTGGACTACTGTCACAACAAAGGTGTATATCACAGAGATCTAAAG CCAGAAAACTTGCTTTTGACCAGTAATGGAGACCTCAAAATATCTGATTTTGGACTTAGCGCATTGCGTAAG CCTGGTGATTTGTTGTCAACTAAATGTGGTTCTCCAAGCTACGTAGCTCCTGAG CTACTTGCAAATAAGGGCTATGATGGAGCAGCTGCAGATGTTTGGTCTTGTGGAGTGATTCTTTTCGAATTACTTGCTGGTCATCTGCCATTTGATGACTCTAGCCTGATGAATTTGTACAAAAAG ATATCCAGAGCAGAATACAGATTTCCACATTGGTTTACAGAAAGCCAAAAGAAGCTGATCTCAGGAATATTTGATCCGAATCCCAAAAGG CGACTAACAATACCAGAAATTATCGAAAATGAATGGTTCCAAAAGGATTACATACCTACATGTGGAAATGATAGTGACGAGAAAATCTACTTAGATGATGTCAATGCTGCATTTGATTCAATCGAG GAAAATGTCAAGGAGaccaaaattcccaaatcaTCAAGTTTTATAAATGCATTCCAATTGATAGCCATGTCAAATGATCTGGATTTATCAGGTCTTTTTGAGGAACAG TATAACAATAAGCAGAAAATAAGGCTTGGATCCCAGCACACAATCAATGAAACCATGAGGAAAATAGAAGCTGCTGCAATGGATGTGAGTCTTTCAGTAGCAAGAACAAACAACTTTAAG atcaAAATGCATGCGAAACAAGGGATGACTAGATGTTGTAGATCATATATTGATATGTCAGCAGAG GTGATCGAAGTGGCTCCCGCACATTGTGTTGTAGAAATATCAAGATCCGCAGGGGAGCTTGGACCATACAACGAA TTCTGTAAGAGTCTAACAAGTCAGCTGACAGAGGAATTAGGTGATTCATCACAAATGCAAGAGTCTGAGGTACACCACATCGAAAGCAAAAGTATTCAAGAAAGTGAAGG GTCCGAGAAGACAAAATCCACGAGAATCGATGATCACCGTGGTTATTCATCTTCTTGA
- the LOC112199630 gene encoding CBL-interacting serine/threonine-protein kinase 21 isoform X2, giving the protein MGFANNIGKYQLGRTIGEGTFAKVKLALDSTNGKYVAIKILDKHMVMETNLMNQVQREIRTMKLLNHSNIVRIHEVIGTKTKIYIAMEYVSGGQLSDKLLYSKTLSEGEARKLFQQLIDAVDYCHNKGVYHRDLKPENLLLTSNGDLKISDFGLSALRKPGDLLSTKCGSPSYVAPELLANKGYDGAAADVWSCGVILFELLAGHLPFDDSSLMNLYKKISRAEYRFPHWFTESQKKLISGIFDPNPKRRLTIPEIIENEWFQKDYIPTCGNDSDEKIYLDDVNAAFDSIEENVKETKIPKSSSFINAFQLIAMSNDLDLSGLFEEQKIRLGSQHTINETMRKIEAAAMDVSLSVARTNNFKIKMHAKQGMTRCCRSYIDMSAEVIEVAPAHCVVEISRSAGELGPYNEFCKSLTSQLTEELGDSSQMQESEVHHIESKSIQESEGSEKTKSTRIDDHRGYSSS; this is encoded by the exons ATGGGATTTGCCAACAACATAGGCAAGTACCAGCTGGGGCGGACGATCGGAGAAGGTACTTTTGCCAAGGTGAAGCTGGCACTCGACAGCACTAATGGAAAGTATGTTGCCATCAAGATCCTCGATAAGCATATGGTCATGGAAACCAATCTCATGAATCAG GTGCAGAGAGAAATTAGAACAATGAAGCTTCTAAATCACTCCAACATTGTGCGCATACATGAG GTTATTGGTACAAAGACAAAAATCTACATAGCAATGGAATATGTATCTGGGGGACAACTCTCAGACAAATTG TTGTATTCCAAAACATTAAGTGAAGGGGAGGCAAGAAAACTTTTTCAGCAATTGATAGATGCAGTGGACTACTGTCACAACAAAGGTGTATATCACAGAGATCTAAAG CCAGAAAACTTGCTTTTGACCAGTAATGGAGACCTCAAAATATCTGATTTTGGACTTAGCGCATTGCGTAAG CCTGGTGATTTGTTGTCAACTAAATGTGGTTCTCCAAGCTACGTAGCTCCTGAG CTACTTGCAAATAAGGGCTATGATGGAGCAGCTGCAGATGTTTGGTCTTGTGGAGTGATTCTTTTCGAATTACTTGCTGGTCATCTGCCATTTGATGACTCTAGCCTGATGAATTTGTACAAAAAG ATATCCAGAGCAGAATACAGATTTCCACATTGGTTTACAGAAAGCCAAAAGAAGCTGATCTCAGGAATATTTGATCCGAATCCCAAAAGG CGACTAACAATACCAGAAATTATCGAAAATGAATGGTTCCAAAAGGATTACATACCTACATGTGGAAATGATAGTGACGAGAAAATCTACTTAGATGATGTCAATGCTGCATTTGATTCAATCGAG GAAAATGTCAAGGAGaccaaaattcccaaatcaTCAAGTTTTATAAATGCATTCCAATTGATAGCCATGTCAAATGATCTGGATTTATCAGGTCTTTTTGAGGAACAG AAAATAAGGCTTGGATCCCAGCACACAATCAATGAAACCATGAGGAAAATAGAAGCTGCTGCAATGGATGTGAGTCTTTCAGTAGCAAGAACAAACAACTTTAAG atcaAAATGCATGCGAAACAAGGGATGACTAGATGTTGTAGATCATATATTGATATGTCAGCAGAG GTGATCGAAGTGGCTCCCGCACATTGTGTTGTAGAAATATCAAGATCCGCAGGGGAGCTTGGACCATACAACGAA TTCTGTAAGAGTCTAACAAGTCAGCTGACAGAGGAATTAGGTGATTCATCACAAATGCAAGAGTCTGAGGTACACCACATCGAAAGCAAAAGTATTCAAGAAAGTGAAGG GTCCGAGAAGACAAAATCCACGAGAATCGATGATCACCGTGGTTATTCATCTTCTTGA